In Synergistaceae bacterium, the genomic stretch TACAAGTGGTGACAGTTGCTAGTTTCAATCACAACATTGAATCAGACTTGCACATTACAGTTGGGAACGCATCTCAAGAAGCAGATATTAAGGTAATGAACTTAACAGAAGCGGGCGACATAGTTATAACACAGGATTGGGGTCTAGCTGCTATGGTTCTTTCAAAAAAGGCTTATGCGATTAACCCTATTGGTATTGAGTATCTTTCAGACAAAATGGACTTTATGCTTGAAGAACGCAATATAAAAGCAGAGTTTCGCAAAAGTGGCGGAAGAACAAAAGGACCTTCAAAGCGAAAAAGCGAAGATGACGATCGTTTCTCAAAAACATTAGACAGTATTATTTCACGAATAACTTAATTATTAGAATACACAAAAGGTGTCTCTGCTTGAAGCAGAGACACCTTTTCTTATTGTTGGTATCTAAAACTATTTTCTCTTATACAAGA encodes the following:
- a CDS encoding DUF188 domain-containing protein, with the translated sequence MKIIVDADACPKNVLLYTIKAGKKANIQVVTVASFNHNIESDLHITVGNASQEADIKVMNLTEAGDIVITQDWGLAAMVLSKKAYAINPIGIEYLSDKMDFMLEERNIKAEFRKSGGRTKGPSKRKSEDDDRFSKTLDSIISRIT